Within the Thermococcus peptonophilus genome, the region GTTATCGCAAAGTGTAGGCCGAAGGTCGTCTTTCCGGTTCCAGTCATTCCAACAAGGAGCGTTATTGAACCACGATATACTCCCCCCGCGAGGAGTTCGTCGAGCTTTTCAATGCCAGTTGTTATCTTCTCGGTTGATGCCTCTTCAGTGCCCCTCACGAGCTCCGGAATTTCAAGGAAGTGTATACCCTTAGAGGTTATGATGTACTCGTACTCTGCCCTCCCAACGGAGCGCTTCCTCATCTTGGGTATCTCCATGATTCTCCTCACGATTTCTCCGAGCTTTGAATACTTTAGCACGATTACGCCGTCAACCACGAACTCCTCAACACCGAAGCCTATCTCCTCCTTTCCGAGGGGCTTCTCCGCTACGAGAAAAGCCACTGCACCAAAGGACTTTATGAACCTCCCGAGTGTTGTGTGAAGGAACATCCTAGTTTTTTTCAGCCCAAGGAGCTGGGCGAAGGTGCTGATAGAGTCTATAACTATCCTCTTGGGCTGGAAGGTGAGGATTTCACTCATTATAAGCTCTATTTCCTTCTCAACGGTCTCAGGAGTTACGGTCACGAGGTCGATGAACTTGAAGAGGCCCTCTTTCTCGTACTTTTCAAAGTCCATTCCGAGGCCCTTCATCTCCTCGTAGAAGTCTTCTTTCGTCTCTGCAAGAGAAACGTAGACTGCCTTCTCTCCAAACTGATCCATACCATTGTAGAGGAACGTGGAGCCGAAGATAGTCTTTCCAGCACCGGGATCTCCTGCCACAAGAACCGTGAAGCCCTCCGGGAACCCGTCCTTGAGAATGTTTTCATCGAAAAAACTTAATGCCCATTTTCACGGCCATATTATTCTCCCAGTATATATATGAGTTCGAACCTAGATATAAGGTTTTCTGAAAATCTCGAATCGTTGTTTTTGGAAAAATTGAGGTAGGGAAGAAAATAATCCAGTGCTCAGT harbors:
- a CDS encoding ATPase domain-containing protein codes for the protein MAGDPGAGKTIFGSTFLYNGMDQFGEKAVYVSLAETKEDFYEEMKGLGMDFEKYEKEGLFKFIDLVTVTPETVEKEIELIMSEILTFQPKRIVIDSISTFAQLLGLKKTRMFLHTTLGRFIKSFGAVAFLVAEKPLGKEEIGFGVEEFVVDGVIVLKYSKLGEIVRRIMEIPKMRKRSVGRAEYEYIITSKGIHFLEIPELVRGTEEASTEKITTGIEKLDELLAGGVYRGSITLLVGMTGTGKTTFGLHFAITNALQGRKAIYFGFEEPIGQLIRAARGYGLPIDEALQNGLKLEGWVPEAKSPVYTFLKMKQMIDEFKPEVVVIDSLTALREHMDDTELAKMLRYLSLLIKEHNITAYITLNADTNFETVPFTKASTLADNIIGLRYAINEGVIERYLSVIKARGSNHSKKIHRYEITSQGVVIYECKDRTL